In Sphingomonas sp. PAMC26645, one DNA window encodes the following:
- a CDS encoding HlyD family efflux transporter periplasmic adaptor subunit encodes MTETTPTGTGAAMDRRIERPHAKRRKRIVRGALAIAVVAAAVLLWLLMPGANALTVDAAAIRTGDVVRAPFRDFVPLRAEVAPLRTVFVTAISGGQVAELTASDGAMVSAGTPLARLSNPSLELDVASRSAEIVGQLSAISGQRLSVQNTRQDGARDLAEARNALSKARTLLAQKQVLFDKGIITRAAIDPVREDVGYQQARVSALDRGTAEAGATLADQSSGIAATARQLRESLAMVRASLSALVLRAPVAGRLTAFTLQPGQTLKAGDPVGQIDSEEQWKLTADVDQFYLGRVRVGLGAAADIDGRSYPMSVIKILPQVTEGRFRVELGFRGAAPTGLNRGQTLDVRLVLGADRPAVVAPSGGWLDAGGTTAFVLDGNAKAVRRAIVAGRRNPDQVEIVSGLVPGERIVTTALGTYTPFQTLLIR; translated from the coding sequence ATGACGGAGACGACCCCAACAGGAACCGGCGCCGCGATGGACCGGCGTATCGAGCGGCCGCACGCCAAGCGGCGCAAGCGTATCGTGCGCGGTGCGCTTGCAATCGCGGTGGTGGCTGCGGCGGTGCTGCTGTGGCTGCTGATGCCCGGCGCCAATGCGCTGACCGTCGATGCCGCTGCGATCCGTACCGGGGATGTGGTGCGCGCGCCGTTCCGCGATTTTGTGCCGCTCCGCGCCGAGGTGGCGCCATTGCGCACCGTGTTCGTGACCGCGATCTCCGGCGGGCAGGTCGCCGAGCTCACCGCAAGCGACGGCGCGATGGTCTCAGCCGGCACGCCGCTCGCACGTTTGTCCAATCCGTCGCTCGAACTCGACGTGGCCAGTCGCTCGGCGGAGATCGTCGGGCAGTTGAGCGCGATCAGCGGCCAGCGGCTGTCGGTCCAGAACACGCGGCAGGACGGCGCACGCGATCTGGCCGAAGCACGTAATGCGCTGTCCAAGGCGCGGACGTTGCTCGCGCAGAAGCAGGTGCTGTTCGACAAGGGCATAATCACGCGCGCCGCGATCGATCCGGTGCGCGAGGATGTCGGCTATCAGCAGGCGCGTGTTTCCGCGCTCGACCGCGGGACCGCGGAAGCGGGCGCGACGCTCGCCGACCAGTCATCGGGGATCGCCGCGACCGCGCGGCAGTTGCGCGAGAGCCTGGCCATGGTTCGGGCAAGTCTCTCCGCGCTGGTGCTGCGCGCGCCGGTCGCGGGACGGCTTACCGCCTTCACGCTGCAACCCGGGCAGACGCTCAAGGCCGGCGATCCGGTCGGGCAGATCGACTCCGAGGAACAGTGGAAGCTGACTGCCGATGTCGATCAATTCTATCTCGGGCGCGTCCGGGTCGGGCTTGGCGCGGCGGCCGATATCGACGGGCGCAGCTATCCGATGTCGGTCATCAAAATCCTGCCACAGGTCACCGAAGGCCGGTTTCGCGTCGAGCTTGGTTTTCGTGGCGCTGCACCCACAGGACTGAACCGCGGCCAGACACTCGACGTGCGGCTCGTGCTCGGCGCGGACCGGCCTGCGGTGGTCGCACCGTCAGGCGGCTGGCTCGACGCGGGTGGTACCACCGCTTTCGTGCTCGACGGGAACGCGAAGGCCGTCAGGCGGGCGATCGTCGCCGGCCGACGCAATCCGGACCAGGTCGAGATCGTCTCCGGCCTCGTGCCCGGCGAGCGGATCGTGACCACCGCGCTCGGCACCTACACCCCCTTCCAGACCCTCCTCATCCGATAG
- a CDS encoding DUF6445 family protein, translating into MTQTPKTTLHLQGEEQRPLIVIDDFWPDPDALREDAASLRMAPIGPHYPGVRAEVPPRLAETMRRRIAPLLAEHFELDPALAVSEAYYSLVTTAPGDLAPIQRLPHFDGVERGRIAVLLFLGHGEQGGTAFYRQRSTAFETVDASRLDRFRAELEAGVQAHGMPEASYIAGDTALYERIAVQPARFNRALIYAGNTLHCAYLPPEVVLSSEPLSGRLTLNLFLFDD; encoded by the coding sequence ATGACCCAAACGCCGAAAACCACGCTTCACCTCCAGGGGGAGGAACAGCGCCCGCTGATCGTGATCGATGATTTCTGGCCCGACCCGGACGCACTGCGCGAGGATGCGGCGAGCCTGCGGATGGCACCGATCGGCCCGCATTATCCCGGCGTCCGCGCCGAGGTGCCGCCGCGCCTCGCCGAGACGATGCGACGCCGGATCGCGCCATTGTTGGCGGAGCATTTTGAGCTCGATCCGGCGCTGGCGGTATCCGAAGCCTATTATTCGCTCGTTACCACGGCGCCTGGCGATCTTGCGCCGATCCAGCGATTGCCGCATTTCGACGGCGTCGAGCGGGGGCGGATCGCCGTGCTGCTATTCCTCGGCCATGGCGAACAGGGCGGCACTGCGTTCTACCGCCAGCGATCGACGGCGTTCGAGACCGTCGATGCGTCGCGGCTCGATCGGTTCAGGGCAGAGCTGGAGGCGGGCGTGCAGGCGCACGGCATGCCCGAGGCGTCCTACATCGCCGGCGACACGGCATTGTACGAACGCATCGCGGTCCAGCCGGCGCGCTTCAACCGCGCGCTGATCTATGCGGGAAATACGCTGCACTGTGCGTATCTGCCGCCTGAGGTGGTGCTGAGTTCGGAGCCGCTGTCCGGGCGGCTGACGCTCAATCTGTTCCTGTTCGACGACTGA
- a CDS encoding ABC transporter ATP-binding protein: MIQLQDLSRTYASDEVETTALGGIDLAVEAGEFVAIMGPSGCGKSTLLNIIGTIDRPTDGRYLFEGADIARAPEAELAKLRRDRLGFVFQSFNLIDELTIAENVALGLAYRTMPAREKKDRVAAAMDRVGIAHRQRHHPHQLSGGQQQRAAIARAIVGEPRLILADEPTGNLDTENGAQVMDILGQLNAEGATIVMVTHSPSHADIAKRTVHMLDGRILSSARRAA; the protein is encoded by the coding sequence ATGATCCAGTTACAGGACCTCAGCCGCACCTATGCCTCGGACGAGGTCGAGACGACTGCGCTCGGCGGCATCGACCTCGCAGTCGAGGCGGGTGAGTTCGTCGCGATCATGGGGCCGTCGGGGTGCGGCAAATCGACGCTGCTCAACATCATCGGCACGATCGACCGGCCCACGGACGGACGGTATCTGTTCGAAGGGGCCGATATCGCGCGCGCGCCCGAAGCCGAACTCGCCAAGCTGCGCCGTGATCGACTGGGCTTCGTGTTCCAGAGTTTCAACCTGATCGACGAACTGACGATCGCAGAGAACGTCGCGCTGGGTCTCGCCTATCGGACGATGCCCGCGCGCGAGAAGAAGGACCGCGTGGCGGCGGCGATGGATAGGGTCGGCATCGCCCACCGCCAGCGCCATCACCCGCATCAATTGTCGGGCGGCCAGCAACAGCGCGCGGCGATCGCCCGCGCGATCGTCGGCGAGCCGCGGCTGATCCTCGCCGACGAGCCGACCGGCAATCTCGATACCGAGAACGGCGCGCAGGTGATGGACATCCTCGGCCAGCTGAACGCCGAGGGTGCGACGATCGTGATGGTCACGCACAGCCCGTCGCACGCCGATATCGCCAAGCGGACGGTGCACATGCTCGATGGCCGGATCCTGTCGTCGGCGCGGCGCGCTGCCTGA
- a CDS encoding MFS transporter, translated as MTEKPVQGFAGLWNISFGFFGIQIGFALQNANMSRIFQTLGGSLDDLSYLWVAAPLTGLLVQPIIGHYSDRTWTRFGRRRPYFFAGAVLAALALFVMPEAKMLWLAALTLWVLDASVNVSMEPFRAFVGDMLRKDQHTAGYALQTAFIGTGAVVGSIFPFALAHLGVSGDALAGVPDTVRYSFWFGGAALLLAVLWTVGNTREYSPEQMASFAESDRDEAHSVPVRALASRGFATSIAWIVAGIAVVVAVPELALQKEVYLLGGLLVAYGGASLAAILLARGGNVDNALSQIVGDFAAMPSVMKRLALVQFFSWSALFIMWIFTTPVVAQYMYGSSDATSAAYNAGSDWVGVLFAVYNAVAALVALLILPRLARRIGRVKTHIACLLCGAAGFASFLVVRDPTMLIVSEVGVGIAWASILAMPYAILASSLPQAKLGIYMGLFNIFIVLPQLLVATLMGSVLKAFFPTEPIWTMAFAAIVMILAALAMLRVPEIPDKFS; from the coding sequence TTGACCGAGAAACCAGTCCAGGGCTTTGCCGGCCTGTGGAACATCAGCTTCGGCTTTTTCGGGATCCAGATCGGCTTCGCGCTACAGAACGCCAATATGAGCCGGATCTTCCAGACGCTTGGCGGATCGCTCGACGATCTCTCCTATCTATGGGTCGCGGCACCGCTGACCGGTCTGCTCGTCCAGCCGATCATCGGCCACTACAGCGATCGCACCTGGACACGTTTCGGCCGCCGCCGTCCGTATTTCTTCGCCGGTGCCGTCCTCGCAGCGCTCGCGCTGTTCGTGATGCCCGAGGCGAAGATGCTGTGGCTCGCCGCGCTGACGCTGTGGGTGCTCGACGCCTCGGTCAACGTGTCGATGGAGCCGTTCCGCGCGTTCGTCGGCGACATGCTGCGCAAGGACCAGCACACTGCGGGCTATGCGCTCCAGACCGCGTTCATCGGCACGGGCGCAGTCGTCGGCTCGATCTTTCCGTTCGCGCTCGCGCATCTCGGCGTGTCGGGCGATGCGCTGGCGGGTGTTCCCGACACCGTGCGCTACAGCTTCTGGTTCGGCGGCGCGGCATTGCTGCTCGCAGTCCTGTGGACGGTCGGCAACACGCGCGAATACAGCCCCGAACAGATGGCATCGTTCGCTGAATCCGACCGTGACGAGGCGCACAGCGTTCCGGTCCGCGCGCTTGCCAGTCGCGGCTTCGCGACCAGCATCGCCTGGATCGTCGCCGGCATAGCGGTCGTGGTCGCGGTGCCCGAACTGGCGTTGCAGAAAGAAGTGTACCTGCTCGGCGGCCTGCTCGTAGCCTATGGCGGCGCCAGCCTCGCGGCCATACTCCTCGCGCGTGGCGGCAATGTCGACAACGCGCTGAGCCAGATCGTCGGCGACTTTGCCGCGATGCCCAGCGTCATGAAGCGCCTGGCGCTCGTCCAGTTCTTCAGCTGGTCCGCGCTGTTCATCATGTGGATCTTCACCACGCCCGTCGTCGCCCAGTACATGTACGGGTCGAGCGACGCGACGAGCGCCGCCTACAATGCGGGCAGCGATTGGGTCGGTGTGCTGTTCGCAGTCTACAATGCCGTCGCCGCGCTGGTCGCGTTACTGATACTGCCGCGGTTGGCCAGACGGATCGGCCGGGTCAAAACGCATATCGCCTGCCTGCTGTGCGGTGCCGCGGGGTTTGCGAGCTTCCTCGTGGTGCGCGATCCGACGATGCTGATCGTCAGCGAAGTCGGCGTCGGGATTGCCTGGGCGTCGATCCTCGCCATGCCCTACGCGATCCTCGCCTCCAGCCTGCCGCAAGCCAAGCTCGGTATCTACATGGGGTTGTTCAACATCTTCATCGTTCTTCCGCAGCTGCTGGTTGCCACGCTGATGGGATCGGTGCTGAAGGCATTCTTCCCGACCGAACCGATCTGGACGATGGCATTCGCCGCCATCGTGATGATTCTCGCAGCCCTCGCGATGCTGCGCGTCCCCGAGATTCCCGATAAGTTCTCCTGA
- a CDS encoding substrate-binding domain-containing protein gives MGRRPTSFDIAQLAGVSQPTVSRALRGSKSVNAQTRQRIEAIARSLHYAVDKHASSLRSQSANTLALLFFEEPAEDESTINPFFLSMLGSITHACARAGYDLLISFQQLSGDWHVDYQDSRKADGIILLGYGDYEAYRARLDHLTEQGTKVVRWGAVGTGPAGITVGSDNRGGGEAATAHLIARGRRRIAFLGAADGRYPELEDRYRGYLDALAAAGLTADAALQVDAITTEDAGQDAIAELARRGADYDAIFAASDSIAIGAMRALAAAGRPIPDDVAIVGFDDIASAQLTNPPLTTVTQDARRAGEALVRTLLAKLRGEVSDDSPLPTRLVIRASSGAWPSTILPRQGEVAGVSLTEGAA, from the coding sequence ATGGGTCGCCGCCCGACATCGTTCGACATCGCGCAACTGGCCGGCGTGTCGCAGCCGACGGTGTCGCGGGCGTTGCGCGGATCGAAGTCGGTCAACGCGCAGACCCGCCAGCGGATCGAGGCGATCGCGCGCAGCCTGCACTACGCGGTCGACAAGCACGCCTCGTCGCTACGAAGCCAGTCGGCGAACACACTGGCGCTGCTGTTCTTCGAGGAGCCGGCCGAGGACGAGTCGACGATCAACCCGTTCTTCCTGTCGATGCTGGGCTCGATCACGCACGCTTGTGCCCGCGCCGGCTACGACCTGCTGATCTCGTTCCAGCAATTGTCGGGCGACTGGCACGTCGATTACCAGGACAGCCGCAAGGCCGACGGCATCATCCTGCTCGGCTACGGCGATTACGAAGCCTACCGGGCGCGTCTCGATCACCTGACCGAACAGGGTACCAAGGTGGTGCGCTGGGGCGCGGTCGGGACCGGGCCCGCCGGGATCACGGTCGGCTCGGACAACCGCGGCGGCGGCGAGGCGGCCACCGCGCACCTGATTGCGCGCGGCCGACGGCGGATCGCGTTCCTGGGCGCCGCGGACGGGCGGTATCCCGAACTGGAGGACCGGTATCGGGGATATCTCGACGCGTTGGCGGCTGCGGGGCTGACGGCGGACGCCGCATTGCAGGTCGATGCAATCACCACCGAAGACGCCGGACAGGACGCGATCGCCGAACTCGCGCGCCGCGGCGCCGACTATGACGCCATTTTCGCGGCTAGCGACAGCATCGCGATCGGCGCGATGCGCGCGCTGGCGGCCGCAGGGCGACCGATCCCGGACGACGTCGCGATCGTCGGCTTCGACGATATCGCCTCGGCGCAACTCACCAACCCGCCGCTGACGACCGTGACGCAGGACGCGCGCCGGGCAGGGGAGGCGCTGGTACGGACGTTGCTGGCGAAACTGCGCGGCGAAGTGTCCGACGACTCGCCCTTGCCGACCCGACTGGTGATCCGCGCGAGCAGCGGGGCATGGCCCAGCACGATCCTCCCCCGCCAGGGGGAGGTGGCAGGCGTCAGCCTGACGGAGGGGGCGGCATGA
- a CDS encoding ATP-binding protein — protein sequence MASDRMRAVVRALVIAAAGAGGAVAATRGLYATALLAAMIATWIVALDLVDAGQRSPMPAPPIPAPSAGEEERRRLNAYLDLSPAPLVALDDGRLRAVNRAARRLLGAGDLVVDPPEGLVSALADTRPGRTATIEIGQDADIRSFALATGDLALAGRMTRIGALIDIDAELKAAEAAALRELVQVLSHEIVNALTPIASLAETAVAMLDDPDPMLPKVRDAVETVARRAASLHRFGESYRALAKLPAPSVERIPLAGFVSDLAALFATRWPRIAFTTDLIDAPAHLLADPDQLTAALWAVLQNAAEALHDSSDMRVTLTISAFVGQTQFTVTDTGPGIPVANQVDIFRPFFTTKTEGTGVGLALARQIFRGHNGDLSLAHSLPGNTWFEGTVPSVPSS from the coding sequence ATGGCCTCTGACCGGATGCGCGCGGTGGTACGCGCGCTGGTGATAGCTGCGGCCGGCGCCGGTGGTGCGGTTGCGGCCACACGCGGTCTGTACGCCACCGCGCTCCTCGCGGCGATGATCGCGACCTGGATCGTCGCGCTCGACCTGGTCGACGCTGGTCAGCGCTCGCCGATGCCGGCGCCACCAATCCCGGCCCCGTCTGCCGGAGAAGAGGAACGGCGCCGTCTGAACGCCTATCTCGATCTGTCGCCTGCGCCCTTGGTTGCGCTCGACGACGGCCGGTTGCGCGCCGTCAACCGCGCCGCGCGGCGATTGCTTGGCGCAGGCGATCTGGTCGTCGATCCGCCTGAGGGGCTCGTTTCCGCGCTCGCCGACACCCGCCCCGGCCGCACCGCCACGATCGAGATCGGGCAGGACGCCGACATCCGGAGCTTCGCGCTGGCCACCGGCGACCTTGCACTGGCAGGGCGAATGACGCGGATCGGCGCGCTGATCGACATCGACGCCGAACTGAAGGCCGCCGAGGCCGCCGCGTTGCGCGAACTCGTCCAGGTCCTGAGCCACGAGATCGTCAACGCGCTTACCCCGATCGCCTCGCTAGCCGAGACCGCGGTGGCGATGCTCGACGATCCGGACCCGATGCTGCCCAAGGTGCGCGACGCGGTTGAGACCGTCGCGCGCCGCGCCGCCAGCCTGCACCGGTTCGGCGAAAGCTACCGTGCGTTGGCGAAGCTGCCCGCCCCCTCGGTGGAGCGTATCCCTCTGGCCGGGTTCGTCAGCGATCTGGCGGCATTGTTTGCGACGAGATGGCCGAGGATCGCGTTTACGACCGACCTCATCGATGCACCGGCCCATCTGCTGGCCGACCCCGATCAATTGACCGCGGCGCTCTGGGCGGTGTTGCAGAACGCAGCCGAAGCGTTGCACGACTCGTCCGACATGCGGGTCACGCTCACCATCTCTGCCTTTGTCGGCCAAACACAGTTCACGGTGACCGACACCGGCCCCGGTATCCCCGTCGCAAACCAGGTCGACATCTTCCGACCTTTCTTCACCACCAAGACCGAGGGCACGGGCGTGGGTCTGGCGCTCGCCCGGCAAATCTTCCGGGGGCACAACGGCGATCTCAGCCTCGCCCATTCTCTCCCCGGCAACACATGGTTCGAGGGCACCGTTCCTTCCGTTCCGTCCAGCTGA
- a CDS encoding response regulator — MSTESHILVVDDDPDIAKAARLLLERHGMRVSTAANPEAAWVLLAGEPIDVILLDLNFARGRTTGEEGFAMLDRLIAADARAVVIVVTGHSGIAVAVRAMRSGATDFVIKPWNNERLLTTVERGLALRRAKLETAATPPIHDGILLGESAGIARARDLVARVAPTAAPILIHGAAGTGKTLIARLVHQASPHASLPLITVDAEAADAAVIAQQTAAAAGGLLVIDHIDRLPRALNGVLLSALDGIRVIATARLDRTGVRGAIGEDLLDRVGTIEITLPPLVDRAGDAALLARHFLALFAYRHGKPLRPLDADTVQAIAADRWPDNVRGLRQTMERAVLLGNGETYAVGDLVRSPGAAEPQSLAPDLSLARNEETLITAALERHAFNVSRAAAQLGLTRAALYRRMARYGL, encoded by the coding sequence ATGTCAACCGAATCACATATCCTGGTAGTCGACGACGATCCCGACATCGCCAAGGCAGCGCGGTTGCTGCTCGAGCGGCACGGGATGCGCGTGTCGACCGCGGCGAACCCGGAGGCGGCCTGGGTGCTGCTCGCAGGCGAACCGATTGACGTCATCCTGCTCGACCTCAACTTCGCGCGCGGGCGGACCACAGGCGAGGAGGGTTTCGCGATGCTCGACCGGCTGATCGCAGCGGACGCGCGGGCGGTCGTCATCGTCGTCACCGGGCATAGCGGGATCGCGGTCGCCGTCCGGGCGATGCGCAGCGGCGCGACCGATTTCGTGATCAAGCCCTGGAACAACGAACGCCTGCTGACCACGGTGGAGCGCGGGCTGGCGCTGCGCCGCGCGAAGCTGGAGACAGCGGCGACACCGCCCATCCACGACGGCATTCTGCTCGGCGAAAGCGCCGGGATCGCACGCGCCCGCGACCTGGTCGCCCGCGTCGCGCCGACCGCGGCCCCGATCCTGATCCACGGCGCTGCGGGCACCGGCAAGACGCTGATCGCCCGACTGGTTCATCAGGCCTCGCCCCACGCCAGCCTGCCGCTCATCACGGTGGACGCCGAGGCCGCGGACGCCGCTGTCATCGCCCAGCAAACGGCAGCAGCCGCTGGCGGGTTGCTGGTGATCGACCATATCGACCGCCTGCCTCGTGCGCTCAACGGCGTTCTGCTGTCCGCGCTCGACGGCATCCGCGTCATTGCGACCGCGCGACTGGATCGCACCGGCGTTCGGGGGGCAATCGGCGAAGACCTGCTCGACCGCGTCGGAACGATCGAAATCACCCTCCCGCCGCTCGTGGATCGCGCGGGCGACGCGGCGCTGCTCGCACGCCATTTCCTTGCACTGTTCGCCTACCGCCACGGCAAGCCCCTCAGACCACTCGATGCGGACACTGTGCAGGCGATCGCGGCGGATCGTTGGCCCGACAACGTCCGCGGCCTGCGCCAGACGATGGAACGCGCGGTTCTGCTCGGCAATGGCGAGACTTACGCGGTCGGCGACCTGGTGCGTTCACCCGGCGCCGCCGAGCCGCAATCGCTCGCCCCCGATCTGTCGCTCGCGCGCAACGAGGAAACGCTGATCACCGCGGCACTCGAGCGTCACGCCTTCAACGTCAGCCGCGCCGCCGCACAGCTCGGACTGACCCGCGCGGCGCTCTATCGCCGGATGGCGCGCTATGGCCTCTGA
- a CDS encoding TonB-dependent receptor: MSQSIPCRLRVASGISAHSRLALQVSATALAAALMLPGQAVFAQATPGTANANPTAPAQIDAVPTVAAPTPQPADAVPTTAQADAAGGDEIVVTGIRAGLESSAKIKRQSVLIVDSISAEDVGKLPDVSIADSLARLPGVTAQRLEGRDQRLSIRGLGPDFSTTLLNGREQVTTGDNRGVEFDQYPSEFFKTVNVYKSADASLIAAGVAGTVDLRMLRPLDQAHRIIAVSARAQMNGIDKLNPDGDRYGYRASATYVDKFANDTLGIAIGVSATQTPSQDERYNAWGYSGAGTATSPFLLNGAKPYVQSNGLKRYGGVATIEWQPSDSFHSTFDALYSHFEETQILRGIEFPLAGQLTTPTSPGGTTATGVTIADGFATSATFGNVFAVQRNDYNQRKADNFSLGWNNDLKLTESVHLNVDASWSRAKRTDFLLETNTGTGFAKSGAADTVTVKQNGNGTYTFSPTLDYTNTNIFKLTDPQGWGNNGTQQVVQSGFLNRPSFKDDLKSLRASLNGEFSDSVVKGWEAGGNYSQRKKTSAYTSYFLCPTGGGTNCTVASGSPLSGNVPSEALLGKNVALDYLGIPQMLTLDPLYLYNNSLNAAFDGRPSALVRDNVVLEKVWTGYAKVTIDGLVGDKPLKGSIGAQVVHSDQSSTGQIASVVGGAVTIAPVKQSLKYTNFLPSATMSVELIPLGFVKVGASQTMVRPRLDQERVTQDVAINLTNIGQTPAGLFPVFTSTGGNVNLKPYQSTNIDLSFEKYFNGGGYVALSGYFKHLTDFVDPNNSLPYDFSALLPALTAAQQAQVIAAGQTIGNVSSPANTGRGEVLGVEGTVSLPFKAITSALDGFGIFASGNYTQSTIKYGSNPTEAITLPGLSKWTGSGTIYFEKWGFQARANYRYRSSFLAEVAGLSANPTYRTARSEGILDAQIGYEFQSGPLANFAILAQAKNLTDRPFVTYQNDDPRQVIDYQRYGRDYYVGITYKF; this comes from the coding sequence ATGAGCCAGTCTATTCCGTGCCGCCTGCGCGTCGCGTCCGGCATTTCCGCGCATAGCCGCCTCGCACTGCAAGTCAGCGCGACCGCGCTTGCCGCTGCTCTGATGCTGCCGGGTCAGGCTGTGTTCGCGCAAGCGACGCCGGGCACGGCAAATGCCAATCCGACTGCACCAGCGCAGATCGACGCGGTCCCGACCGTCGCCGCGCCGACGCCTCAGCCCGCCGATGCCGTGCCAACCACAGCCCAGGCCGATGCCGCTGGCGGTGACGAGATCGTCGTCACCGGTATCCGCGCCGGCCTGGAATCCTCCGCGAAGATCAAGCGCCAGTCGGTCCTGATCGTCGATTCGATCTCGGCCGAAGACGTCGGCAAGCTGCCCGACGTGTCGATCGCGGACTCGCTCGCTCGCCTGCCCGGCGTGACCGCGCAGCGTCTCGAAGGCCGCGACCAGCGCCTGTCGATCCGCGGCCTCGGCCCCGATTTCTCGACCACGCTGCTCAACGGCCGCGAACAGGTGACGACCGGCGACAACCGCGGCGTCGAGTTCGACCAGTACCCGTCGGAATTCTTCAAGACCGTCAACGTCTACAAGTCGGCCGACGCGTCGCTGATCGCCGCAGGCGTCGCCGGTACGGTCGACCTGCGCATGCTGCGTCCGCTCGACCAGGCGCACCGCATCATCGCGGTCAGCGCGCGGGCGCAGATGAACGGCATCGACAAGCTCAACCCGGATGGCGATCGCTACGGCTATCGCGCGTCGGCGACCTATGTCGACAAGTTCGCCAACGACACGCTCGGCATCGCGATCGGCGTGTCGGCGACGCAGACGCCGTCGCAGGACGAGCGCTACAACGCGTGGGGCTATAGCGGCGCCGGCACCGCGACCAGCCCGTTCCTGCTCAACGGCGCCAAGCCGTACGTCCAGTCGAACGGGCTGAAGCGCTATGGCGGCGTCGCCACGATCGAGTGGCAGCCGTCCGACAGCTTCCATTCGACGTTCGATGCGCTGTATTCGCACTTCGAGGAAACGCAGATCCTGCGCGGCATCGAGTTCCCGCTGGCTGGTCAGTTGACGACACCGACCTCGCCTGGCGGAACGACCGCTACCGGCGTGACAATTGCCGACGGCTTCGCGACCAGCGCGACGTTCGGCAACGTCTTCGCGGTGCAGCGTAACGACTATAACCAGCGCAAGGCGGACAATTTCTCGCTCGGCTGGAACAACGACCTCAAGCTGACCGAGTCGGTTCACCTCAACGTCGATGCGAGCTGGAGCCGTGCGAAGCGCACCGACTTCCTGCTCGAGACCAACACCGGTACCGGCTTCGCCAAGAGCGGCGCGGCGGACACAGTCACCGTCAAGCAGAACGGCAACGGCACCTACACCTTCTCGCCGACGCTCGATTACACCAACACCAACATCTTCAAGCTGACCGATCCGCAGGGCTGGGGCAACAACGGCACGCAGCAGGTCGTCCAGTCGGGCTTCCTCAACCGGCCAAGCTTCAAGGATGATCTGAAGTCGCTCCGCGCGAGCCTGAACGGCGAGTTCTCCGACAGCGTCGTCAAGGGCTGGGAAGCCGGCGGCAACTACAGCCAGCGCAAGAAGACCAGCGCGTACACGTCGTACTTCCTCTGCCCGACCGGCGGTGGCACCAACTGCACCGTCGCGAGTGGCTCGCCACTGAGCGGCAACGTTCCCAGCGAGGCATTGCTCGGCAAGAACGTGGCGCTCGATTATCTCGGCATCCCGCAGATGCTGACGCTCGATCCGCTGTATCTCTACAACAACTCGCTCAACGCGGCGTTCGATGGCCGTCCGTCCGCGCTGGTGCGCGACAATGTCGTGCTCGAGAAGGTCTGGACCGGCTATGCCAAGGTCACGATCGACGGCCTGGTCGGCGACAAGCCGCTCAAGGGATCGATCGGTGCGCAGGTGGTGCATTCGGACCAGAGCTCGACCGGCCAGATCGCCAGCGTCGTCGGCGGCGCAGTGACGATCGCACCCGTGAAGCAGTCGCTGAAATACACGAACTTCCTGCCCTCGGCGACGATGTCGGTCGAACTGATCCCGCTGGGCTTCGTCAAGGTCGGCGCCTCGCAGACGATGGTCCGTCCGCGTCTCGACCAGGAGCGTGTCACGCAGGACGTGGCGATCAACCTGACCAACATCGGCCAGACGCCCGCCGGGCTGTTCCCGGTGTTCACGTCGACCGGTGGCAACGTCAATCTGAAGCCATACCAGTCGACCAACATCGATCTGTCGTTCGAGAAGTATTTCAACGGGGGCGGCTATGTCGCGTTGTCGGGGTATTTCAAGCATCTGACCGACTTCGTCGATCCGAACAACTCGCTGCCCTACGACTTCTCGGCGTTGCTGCCGGCGCTGACCGCGGCGCAGCAGGCGCAGGTGATCGCGGCGGGCCAGACGATCGGCAACGTCTCGTCGCCCGCCAACACCGGTCGCGGCGAAGTGCTGGGCGTCGAAGGTACGGTGTCGCTGCCGTTCAAGGCGATCACGTCGGCGCTCGATGGCTTCGGCATCTTCGCGAGCGGCAACTACACGCAGTCGACGATCAAGTACGGCAGCAACCCGACCGAGGCGATCACCCTGCCCGGCCTGTCCAAGTGGACCGGCAGCGGCACGATCTACTTCGAGAAATGGGGCTTCCAGGCGCGCGCGAACTATCGCTATCGCTCCAGCTTCCTCGCCGAAGTCGCTGGCCTATCGGCCAACCCGACCTATCGCACGGCACGGTCCGAGGGCATCCTGGATGCGCAGATCGGCTATGAGTTCCAGAGCGGTCCGCTTGCGAACTTCGCGATCCTGGCGCAGGCGAAGAACCTGACCGACCGGCCGTTCGTGACCTACCAGAACGACGACCCGCGCCAGGTGATCGACTACCAGCGCTATGGTCGCGACTACTATGTCGGCATCACCTACAAGTTCTGA